A genomic region of Papaver somniferum cultivar HN1 chromosome 7, ASM357369v1, whole genome shotgun sequence contains the following coding sequences:
- the LOC113295001 gene encoding far upstream element-binding protein 1-like isoform X1: MAEEPQFSSTRPSSDNNKRKYEDSSPPPPTSTGPRRPTGFSAPIISSVSPPDSTNPNNNPPSYNNVPPPADEIQIAKQRAQEIAARLFNSAEAKRPRNENGTPIDDPNDVPPSKSGFSSPLPQSDHLPYKSSGFSNSASQVGRMSSPGSIPVSYGFQSSSKKIEIPNGRVGVIIGKGGETIKYLQLQSGAKIQVTRDMDSDPHSQTRLVELMGNSEQIAKAEQLITDVLSEQAEAGGSGLASRRFTGSPAAGAGQFQMKVPSNKVGLVIGKGGETIKGMQLNSGARIQLIPLHPPPGDTSTERTVYIDGTEEQIEVAKQLVNEVISENRVRNSSMGGGYSQQGYRPPRPQSSWGGPPGPQSQQPGYGYMQPGAYPGAPPPYSQSGYGGYPPQASSGWDQNSAPPSQQTAQGSGYDYYNQQSQQPPATADNSGYNYGQPAARTYGQQQASYGESGYAQPAGGQQGYQQEDYNSGGYHAPASQPGYGQQPAYDQQGYGSAPAYGTSTQDAAAPAYGAAQGDPTPAQQAPPVAGSGYAGQQSSSTTAVSYPSQPGYGAPPTSQPGYGGQPPAQTGYAQPSYGPPPVGQKPLPPGQAAYGQSQPPSSGQGGAYAQTAPAQTGYTQPPTTAQPGYYGAPAGTPQAGYGAQQQAYGGEAYGGYSQPAPAYPTDSSTGNGHGSYESSAPGGAPPAPQSGVAKASPQS; the protein is encoded by the exons atggCGGAAGAACCTCAATTCTCCTCCACCAGACCTTCCTCGGACAACAACAAACGAAAGTACGAAgactcatcaccaccaccaccaacgtcCACAGGTCCACGCCGCCCAACTGGTTTCTCAGCACCAATTATCTCCTCCGTTTCACCACCAGATTCCACAAACCCTAATAACAATCCACCTTCTTACAACAATGTTCCACCACCTGCTGATGAAATCCAAATAGCTAAACAAAGAGCTCAGGAAATCGCTGCTCGTCTCTTCAACAGCGCTGAAGCTAAACGTCCAAGGAACGAAAACGGTACTCCAATTGATGATCCTAACGATGTTCCTCCTAGTAAATCCGGTTTCTCTTCTCCTCTTCCACAATCag ATCATTTGCCGTATAAGAGTAGTGGATTTAGTAATTCAGCTTCACAAGTAGGAAGAATGTCGTCGCCTGGGTCAATACCGGTTTCGTATGGATTTCAGAGTTCGAGTAAGAAGATTGAGATACCTAATGGGAGAGTTGGTGTTATTATTGGTAAAGGTGGTGAAACCATTAAGTATCTTCAGTTACAGTCTGGAGCTAAGATTCAAGTAACTAGAGATATGGATTCTGATCCACATTCGCAGACTAGACTTGTTGAACTTATGGGGAATTCCGAACAGATTGCTAAGGCTGAGCAGTTGATTACTGATGTTTTGTCTGAG CAGGCAGAAGCGGGAGGTTCTGGTCTAGCATCAAGGAGATTCACTGGATCACCTGCGGCTGGGGCAGGCCAATTTCAAATGAAAGTTCCAAGTAACAAG GTTGGTTTGGTCATTGGCAAAGGAGGAGAGACGATAAAGGGCATGCAACTGAATTCAGGAGCTCGTATTCAG CTGATTCCATTGCATCCACCTCCTGGTGACACATCAACAGAAAGGACTGTGTACATTGATGGTACAGAAGAACAGATTGAAGTTGCAAAACAATTGGTCAATGAAGTGATAAGTGAG AATCGTGTTAGGAATTCTTCAATGGGTGGAGGGTACTCTCAGCAAGGTTACCGCCCTCCTCGACCTCAATCAAGTTGGGGTGGTCCACCTGGCCCTCAGTCTCAACAACCCGGATACGGCTACATGCAGCCTGGAGCATATCCTGGTGCCCCACCTCCTTATTCTCAGTCGGGTTATGGTGGGTATCCCCCCCAAGCATCTTCAGGATGGGACCAAAATTCTGCTCCACCAAGTCAACAAACAGCACAAGGCAGTGGATACGACTACTACAATCAGCAATCTCAGCAGCCACCTGCTACTGCTGATAACTCTGGTTATAATTATGGTCAGCCAGCAGCGCGTACTTATGGGCAACAACAAGCGTCTTACGGGGAATCTGGATACGCTCAACCAGCTGGTGGTCAGCAAGGATATCAACAGGAGGATTATAATAGTGGTGGTTATCATGCTCCAGCCTCTCAACCAGGGTATGGTCAACAACCAGCGTATGATCAGCAAGGTTATGGTTCAGCACCTGCTTATGGAACTTCAACTCAAGATGCAGCTGCACCTGCATATGGAGCAGCCCAGGGGGACCCTACTCCAGCTCAGCAAGCCCCACCAGTGGCAGGATCAGGCTATGCTGGTCAACAGTCTAGCAGCACTACTGCAGTAAGCTACCCATCTCAGCCAGGTTATGGAGCACCCCCAACATCCCAACCAGGTTATGGAGGTCAGCCACCAGCACAAACTGGATATGCTCAGCCTAGCTATGGACCACCACCTGTAGGTCAAAAGCCACTACCACCTGGTCAAGCAGCTTATGGTCAGTCCCAACCACCTTCAAGTGGCCAAGGAGGTGCCTATGCTCAGACTGCTCCTGCGCAAACAGGATATACACAGCCTCCAACTACTGCTCAGCCAGGATATTATGGTGCACCAGCTGGGACCCCACAGGCAGGTTACGGAGCACAACAGCAGGCCTATGGAGGAGAGGCTTATGGGGGTTATTCACAGCCTGCCCCTGCATATCCAACCGATAGTAGCACTGGCAATGGTCACGGGTCCTATGAATCTTCAGCACCTGGAGGTGCCCCACCTGCACCACAGAGCGGAGTTGCAAAGGCCTCACCTCAAAGTTGA
- the LOC113294999 gene encoding serine/threonine protein phosphatase 2A 55 kDa regulatory subunit B beta isoform-like — protein MNGDRNDEVPNPVGPTQPLDWKFSQVFGERTAGEEVQEVDIISAIEFDKTGDHLATGDRGGRVVLFERTDSRDNNGNRRDLERMDYQIRHPEFRYKTEFQSHEPEFDYLKSLEIEEKINKIKWCQTANGALFLLSTNDKTIKYWKVQEKKVKKISEMNIDPSKTMGNGSTAGPSIPTSPKPFLANGGSPEKSSYSNLSNDLAFPPGGIPSLRLPVVVPSQETSLVARCRRIYAHAHDYHINSISNNSDGETFISADDLRINLWNLEISNQSFNIVDVKPANMEDLTEVITSAEFHPTHCNTLAYSSSKGSIRLIDLRQSALCDTHSKLFEEQEAPGSRSFFTEIIASISDIKFGKDGRHILSRDYMTLKLWDINMDSGPVATFQVHEYLRPKLCDLYENDSIFDKFECCLSGDGSRVATGSYSNLFRVFGCGNGSSEATTLEASKNPMRRHVQTPARPSRSLGSLTRVVRRGGDSPGSDANGNSFDFSTKLLHLAWHPTENSLACAAANSLYMYYA, from the exons ATGAACGGAGATAGAAATGATGAAGTGCCAAATCCAGTTGGTCCAACACAACCACTTGACTGGAAATTCTCTCAAGTTTTTGGGGAACGAACGGCTGGTGAAGAAGTACAAGAAG TCGATATTATTTCAGCAATTGAGTTTGATAAAACTGGGGATCACCTTGCCACTGGTGATAGAGGGGGGAGGGTCGTCCTATTCGAAAGGACCGACTCCAGAGATAAC AATGGAAATCGAAGAGATTTAGAAAGGATGGATTACCAAATCAGACATCCTGAATTTCGTTACAAGACAGAGTTTCAAAGTCACGAGCCTGAG TTTGACTATCTGAAGAGTTTGGAAATTGAGGAGAAAATCAACAAGATAAAATGGTGCCAGACAGCGAATGGTGCATTGTTTCTTCTCTCAACCAATGACAAAACAATAAAGTACTGGAAG GTTCAGGAAAAGAAGGTTAAAAAAATTAGTGAGATGAATATAGACCCCTCAAAAACTATGGGAAATGGCAGCACTGCTGGTCCAAGTATACCCACTAGCCCAAAGCCATTTCTTGCAAATGGAGGATCTCCAGAAAAGTCATCATACAGTAATTTGAGTAACGACCTCGCTTTCCCCCCAGGAGGAATTCCCTCGCTACGTTTGCCCGTGGTA GTTCCTAGCCAAGAGACAAGTCTTGTGGCTAGATGCCGGAGAATATATGCTCATGCGCATGACTATCACATTAACTCGATTTCGAATAACAG TGATGGCGAGACTTTTATATCTGCCGACGATCTGCGTATAAATCTTTGGAATCTGGAAATAAGCAACCAAAGTTTCAACATTGTTGATGTGAAGCCCGCAAATATGGAGGATCTAACTG AGGTTATAACATCAGCTGAGTTCCACCCTACTCATTGTAATACGTTAGCGTATAGTAGCTCGAAGGGCTCTATCCGGCTTATTGATCTGCGACAGTCTGCTCTATGTGATACTCATAGCAAATT gTTTGAGGAACAGGAGGCACCTGGTTCGAGATCATTTTTCACCGAGATTATTGCATCAATTTCAGATATCAAGTTTGGAAAGGATGGAAGGCATATACTTAGTCGTGATTATATGACTCTTAAG CTATGGGACATAAATATGGATTCTGGTCCAGTTGCAACTTTCCAGGTTCATGAATATTTAAGGCCCAAG CTCTGTGATTTATATGAAAATGATTCAATTTTCGACAAATTCGAATGTTGTTTGAGTGGAGATGGATCGCGTGTTGCAACAGGTTCCTATAG CAATCTGTTTCGTGTATTTGGTTGTGGTAACGGTAGCAGTGAGGCAACAACCCTTGAAGCCAGCAAGAACCCCATGAG GAGACATGTCCAAACTCCTGCAAGACCTTCAAGATCTCTGGGTAGTCTTACCCGTGTTGTTCGACGAG GAGGAGATAGTCCAGGTTCGGATGCAAATGGAAATTCATTTGATTTCTCAACAAAATTGCTTCACCTAGCTTGGCACCCAACAGAAAACTCACTTGCTTGTGCTGCTGCGAATAGTCTGTACATGTATTATGCATAA
- the LOC113295001 gene encoding far upstream element-binding protein 1-like isoform X2 encodes MAEEPQFSSTRPSSDNNKRKYEDSSPPPPTSTGPRRPTGFSAPIISSVSPPDSTNPNNNPPSYNNVPPPADEIQIAKQRAQEIAARLFNSAEAKRPRNENGTPIDDPNDVPPSKSGFSSPLPQSDHLPYKSSGFSNSASQVGRMSSPGSIPVSYGFQSSSKKIEIPNGRVGVIIGKGGETIKYLQLQSGAKIQVTRDMDSDPHSQTRLVELMGNSEQIAKAEQLITDVLSEAEAGGSGLASRRFTGSPAAGAGQFQMKVPSNKVGLVIGKGGETIKGMQLNSGARIQLIPLHPPPGDTSTERTVYIDGTEEQIEVAKQLVNEVISENRVRNSSMGGGYSQQGYRPPRPQSSWGGPPGPQSQQPGYGYMQPGAYPGAPPPYSQSGYGGYPPQASSGWDQNSAPPSQQTAQGSGYDYYNQQSQQPPATADNSGYNYGQPAARTYGQQQASYGESGYAQPAGGQQGYQQEDYNSGGYHAPASQPGYGQQPAYDQQGYGSAPAYGTSTQDAAAPAYGAAQGDPTPAQQAPPVAGSGYAGQQSSSTTAVSYPSQPGYGAPPTSQPGYGGQPPAQTGYAQPSYGPPPVGQKPLPPGQAAYGQSQPPSSGQGGAYAQTAPAQTGYTQPPTTAQPGYYGAPAGTPQAGYGAQQQAYGGEAYGGYSQPAPAYPTDSSTGNGHGSYESSAPGGAPPAPQSGVAKASPQS; translated from the exons atggCGGAAGAACCTCAATTCTCCTCCACCAGACCTTCCTCGGACAACAACAAACGAAAGTACGAAgactcatcaccaccaccaccaacgtcCACAGGTCCACGCCGCCCAACTGGTTTCTCAGCACCAATTATCTCCTCCGTTTCACCACCAGATTCCACAAACCCTAATAACAATCCACCTTCTTACAACAATGTTCCACCACCTGCTGATGAAATCCAAATAGCTAAACAAAGAGCTCAGGAAATCGCTGCTCGTCTCTTCAACAGCGCTGAAGCTAAACGTCCAAGGAACGAAAACGGTACTCCAATTGATGATCCTAACGATGTTCCTCCTAGTAAATCCGGTTTCTCTTCTCCTCTTCCACAATCag ATCATTTGCCGTATAAGAGTAGTGGATTTAGTAATTCAGCTTCACAAGTAGGAAGAATGTCGTCGCCTGGGTCAATACCGGTTTCGTATGGATTTCAGAGTTCGAGTAAGAAGATTGAGATACCTAATGGGAGAGTTGGTGTTATTATTGGTAAAGGTGGTGAAACCATTAAGTATCTTCAGTTACAGTCTGGAGCTAAGATTCAAGTAACTAGAGATATGGATTCTGATCCACATTCGCAGACTAGACTTGTTGAACTTATGGGGAATTCCGAACAGATTGCTAAGGCTGAGCAGTTGATTACTGATGTTTTGTCTGAG GCAGAAGCGGGAGGTTCTGGTCTAGCATCAAGGAGATTCACTGGATCACCTGCGGCTGGGGCAGGCCAATTTCAAATGAAAGTTCCAAGTAACAAG GTTGGTTTGGTCATTGGCAAAGGAGGAGAGACGATAAAGGGCATGCAACTGAATTCAGGAGCTCGTATTCAG CTGATTCCATTGCATCCACCTCCTGGTGACACATCAACAGAAAGGACTGTGTACATTGATGGTACAGAAGAACAGATTGAAGTTGCAAAACAATTGGTCAATGAAGTGATAAGTGAG AATCGTGTTAGGAATTCTTCAATGGGTGGAGGGTACTCTCAGCAAGGTTACCGCCCTCCTCGACCTCAATCAAGTTGGGGTGGTCCACCTGGCCCTCAGTCTCAACAACCCGGATACGGCTACATGCAGCCTGGAGCATATCCTGGTGCCCCACCTCCTTATTCTCAGTCGGGTTATGGTGGGTATCCCCCCCAAGCATCTTCAGGATGGGACCAAAATTCTGCTCCACCAAGTCAACAAACAGCACAAGGCAGTGGATACGACTACTACAATCAGCAATCTCAGCAGCCACCTGCTACTGCTGATAACTCTGGTTATAATTATGGTCAGCCAGCAGCGCGTACTTATGGGCAACAACAAGCGTCTTACGGGGAATCTGGATACGCTCAACCAGCTGGTGGTCAGCAAGGATATCAACAGGAGGATTATAATAGTGGTGGTTATCATGCTCCAGCCTCTCAACCAGGGTATGGTCAACAACCAGCGTATGATCAGCAAGGTTATGGTTCAGCACCTGCTTATGGAACTTCAACTCAAGATGCAGCTGCACCTGCATATGGAGCAGCCCAGGGGGACCCTACTCCAGCTCAGCAAGCCCCACCAGTGGCAGGATCAGGCTATGCTGGTCAACAGTCTAGCAGCACTACTGCAGTAAGCTACCCATCTCAGCCAGGTTATGGAGCACCCCCAACATCCCAACCAGGTTATGGAGGTCAGCCACCAGCACAAACTGGATATGCTCAGCCTAGCTATGGACCACCACCTGTAGGTCAAAAGCCACTACCACCTGGTCAAGCAGCTTATGGTCAGTCCCAACCACCTTCAAGTGGCCAAGGAGGTGCCTATGCTCAGACTGCTCCTGCGCAAACAGGATATACACAGCCTCCAACTACTGCTCAGCCAGGATATTATGGTGCACCAGCTGGGACCCCACAGGCAGGTTACGGAGCACAACAGCAGGCCTATGGAGGAGAGGCTTATGGGGGTTATTCACAGCCTGCCCCTGCATATCCAACCGATAGTAGCACTGGCAATGGTCACGGGTCCTATGAATCTTCAGCACCTGGAGGTGCCCCACCTGCACCACAGAGCGGAGTTGCAAAGGCCTCACCTCAAAGTTGA
- the LOC113295000 gene encoding uncharacterized protein LOC113295000: MALLPKTIRLAQRSAGFHTTLPSLYASTSSTSPATYQKPTAPAIGTGGKAAEFVISKVDDLMNWARRGSIWPMTFGLACCAVEMMHAGAARYDFDRFGIIFRPSPRQSDCMIVAGTLTNKMAPALRKVYDQMPEPRWVISMGSCANGGGYYHYSYSVVRGCDRIVPVDIYVPGCPPTAEALLYGILQLQKKINRRKDFQLWWNK, encoded by the exons ATGGCGCTTCTTCCAAAAACAATCCGATTAGCTCAAAGATCAGCTGGTTTTCATACAACATTACCATCACTCTACgcatcaacatcatccacatCACCAGCGACATATCAGAAACCAACAGCACCAGCAATCGGAACTGGTGGAAAAGCAGCAGAGTTTGTAATTTCCAAAGTAGATGATCTGATGAATTGGGCAAGACGTGGATCTATATGGCCAATGACTTTTGGTTTAGCTTGTTGTGCTGTTGAAATGATGCATGCTGGTGCTGCTCGTTATGATTTTGATAGATTTGGGATTATTTTTAGACCTTCACCAAGGCAATCTGATTGTATGATTGTTGCTGGGACTTTGACCAATAAGATGGCTCCTGCTCTCAGAAA GGTTTATGATCAAATGCCTGAACCTCGTTGGGTTATCTCCATGGGAAGCTGTGCCAATGGTGGTGGTTACTACCATTACTCCTACTCTGTAGTTCGTGGTTGTGACAGGATTGTGCCAGTTGACATATATGTCCCAGGTTGCCCTCCAACAGCCGAAGCTCTGCTTTACGGAATCCTGCAGTTGCAGAAGAAAATCAACAGGAGGAAGGATTTCCAGTTGTGGTGGAACAAGTAA
- the LOC113300521 gene encoding 1-aminocyclopropane-1-carboxylate synthase 7-like, translating into MDIEIDQQVSTTGSSCVELTNVANSDTHGEDSPYFAGWKAYDENPYDEITNPSGVIQMGLAENQVSFDLLEEYLEKNADKLPTTRKSSGISSFRENALFQDYHGLQSFRKAMASFMGKIRGDKVKFDPERIVLTAGATAANELLTFILANPGDALLVPTPYYPGFDRDLRWRTGVKIVPVHCNSSNNFQVTPQALEDAYKEAESMNMKVRGILITNPSNPLGIAMERKVLEEIFDFVTRKNIHLVSDEIYSGSVFSSTEFVSVAEILEARNYKDAERVHIVYSLSKDLGLPGFRVGTIYSYNDKVVTTARRMSSFSLVSSQTQNLLAAMLSDTKFTENYVKINRERLKKRYELIINGLRKVGIECLEGNAGLFCWMNLSPFLKDSTKQSELILWNSMVNEVKLNISPGSSCHCDEPGWFRVCFANMSEETLQVVLKRIYKFMETYQKEA; encoded by the exons ATGGATATAGAGATTGATCAACAAGTTTCTACTACTGGTAGTAGTTGTGTTGAGTTAACAAATGTTGCAAATTCTGATACTCATGGAGAAGATTCTCCATATTTTGCTGGATGGAAAGcttatgatgagaacccttatgaTGAGATTACTAATCCATCCGGAGTTATTCAAATGGGTTTAGCTGAAAATCAA GTTTCATTTGATTTACTGGAAGAATACTTGGAAAAAAATGCAGACAAACTACCAACTACTAGGAAAAGTAGTGGGATTTCAAGCTTTAGAGAAAATGCTCTATTCCAAGATTATCATGGTTTACAGAGTTTCAGAAAAGCAATGGCTAGTTTCATGGGGAAAATCCGAGGCGATAAAGTGAAATTCGATCCTGAAAGAATAGTTCTCACCGCCGGTGCAACAGCTGCAAATGAACTCTTAACTTTCATTCTAGCAAATCCGGGTGATGCTTTGTTAGTTCCAACTCCATACTACCCAGG atttgatagagatttaagATGGAGAACTGGTGTAAAAATCGTTCCGGTTCATTGCAACAGCTCGAACAATTTTCAGGTCACTCCACAAGCACTAGAAGATGCATATAAGGAAGCTGAATCAATGAACATGAAAGTTAGAGGAATTCTGATAACTAACCCATCAAACCCACTAGGTATAGCTATGGAACGTAAAGTACTCGAAGAGATATTCGACTTCGTTACACGTAAAAACATTCATCTAGTATCGGATGAAATATACTCAGGGTCAGTTTTTTCTTCGACAGAATTCGTAAGCGTTGCAGAAATACTAGAAGCACGAAACTATAAGGATGCAGAAAGGGTTCATATTGTTTATAGTTTATCTAAAGATCTAGGATTACCAGGATTTAGAGTTGGAACAATTTATTCATACAATGATAAAGTTGTGACAACTGCAAGAAGGATGTCAAGTTTTAGTTTAGTTTCATCACAAACACAAAATCTCTTAGCAGCCATGTTATCGGATACGAAGTTTACCGAAAATTATGTAAAGATTAACAGAGAAAGATTGAAGAAAAGGTACGAGTTAATTATCAATGGATTGCGGAAAGTTGGAATAGAATGTTTAGAAGGAAATGCTGGATTATTTTGTTGGATGAATTTAAGTCCATTTTTGAAGGATTCGACAAAGCAAAGCGAGTTGATACTTTGGAATTCAATGGTGAATGAAGTTAAGTTGAATATATCGCCTGGCTCATCTTGTCATTGTGATGAACCTGGCTGGTTTAGAGTTTGTTTTGCAAACATGAGTGAAGAAACATTACAAGTAGTATTGAAGAGAATTTACAAATTCATGGAAACTTATCAAAAAGAAGCATGA